The genomic DNA GATCGGGCAGCGGGGGACGCGGACGGGCAGCAAGGGGGTGCCCGTGCGGTACGAGGCGGTGGACGCGGCTCTGGGCGCGGTGGCCGGACGGGCCGCGGAGCTGGGGGCCTCGGTCCATATGCCGCGGATCGGCTGCGGGCTGGCGGGCGGCAAGTGGTCCAGGATCGAGCCGCTGATCGGACAGCGCCTCGTCGCCGAGGGCATACCCGTGACCGTGTACGACTACGGCTCGGACTGACCTCGCGGTGGGAGCCGTCCCGGGCCACGCCCTGCCGGAACGATGCCCGAACGGCGGGGAGTTACGGGGTGAGGGAGCGCGTCGCCCCGTCCCGGCATGGCTATGGTGGAGTCGGACCGCAGGGACGGGGGAGGGCTCATGCCGGCGCTGAGTACCAACGAGGCACTGCTCGCGAGGGCGCTCACGGAGATTCCGCCGTCGGACGCGCTCAGCGAGCAGATCCTCGACGCGGCGCGTGAGCAGTTCATCACCTTCGGGCTGCGCCGGTCGACCGTGGACGACGTCGCCAAGCGGGCGCGGGTCTCGCGCGTGACCGTCTACCGGCGGATCGGGAACAAGGACAGCCTCGTCTCGGCCTGTCTGCTGCGTGAGTACCGCCGGTTCGTGGTGGAGGTCGACGACGCGGTCGCCGCGCTGCCCACCATCGAGGACCGGCTCGTCGAGGGCTTCACCGCCGTCCTCAAGCACATACGGGAACACCCGCTCGTCGGCGGTCTGCTGCGGCTCGAACCGGAGATCATGCTGCCCTTCCTCACCCTGGAGAGCGGGCCCGCCTTCCTCGCCATGCGCGGATATGTGGCCGGCCGGCTGCGCCAGGTGCGGCGGGCCGAGGGCCGGCCGGAGAGCGACCCGACACCCGTCGCCGAACTGATGGTGCGGATCACCGTCTCGTTCCTGCTCAACCCGGTCAGCTGTTTCGAGCTGGACGACGACGAGCAGGTCCGCGCCTTCGCGCGCCGCTATCTCGTCCCGCTGCTCGCCGCCGGCTGAGGCCTCACGGGCGGCCGGGCTGCATGGCCGGCCGGCGGGGCTCCGCCCGGGGCGGGTGCTCAGGAGGGCTTCCGCGCCGTGGGCGCCGCGGCGGCGGCCCGGACCTCGTCGGGCAGGGGCTCCAGCGGGCGGCTCCGCGCCCAGTGCGGGCCGAGATCATCCAGTCGCCAGCCGAACGGGTACGAGCGTGGCTGCGGGCGCGACGGCAGCCACCCGGGCCGGGCCGGCAGTAACCGCACCAGCCGCGACCGCGCCCGCAGGGCACCCGACGCGGCCGCCCTGACCGGGCGCGGCTGCACCCGGAAGCCCAGCGCCCGCAGCAGTGGCTCGTCCAGCAGCGCGAGCGAGAAGCGTGCGGCCAGCGGGCGCACCGGGCGCGGATACCGGCTCGCCATCGTCCGGAACGTGGCGTTCGCGACCCGCCGGTTGGCCGGGTCGTACGCGAACATCCGCTCCTCGTAGGAGTCGAGGAGCCGCTCGAAGCCCTCGTACGTCACGGGAGCGCCCTCGATGCCCATCACGGCCGCCGTCTTCCGCCCGACCTGGGTGAGTGCCTCGATCTCCTGGGCGCACAGCGGACGCCAGCCGAACCGGTCGATCCACCGCTTCGGCCCCACGACGGTCGTGGCCAGCACATAGAGGAAGTCCTCGTTGGGAATGCGGTACCTGCCGTGGATCCGGTTGAGGTGACGGGCCGCGGCCCGGCCGCGCGCCGAGTCGAAGCCGTCCCTGGCCATCTCGTACCCGATCAGGACGGTGTCGTCGTACCGCTTCTGTCCGGCCCGCTCGAACTCCTGGGTGCGGTCGAGGAGTACGGAGATCCGGGGGACCCCGAAGTCGCGGAGGAACGCGATGCTCACGCCCTGGCGGTAGTCCCAGGGGAACTCGTACTGCGTGATCAGCCGGAGGATTTCGGCGTAGTCGCGGGTGGGATCCATCCGTCGGACCTCTCGGAGACGGCTGTAGCGGCCCATGGTGCACCCTCCTGGAACGCGTGGTGACGGCAGCGGGGTGCTTCAACTCCCTTGAGATCACTGCTGTCTGACGATCCATAGGATTCAGGGAGTCAAAGTTACAAATACTATCGACTTGTTTCACGAGCGGCGTCAACACTGCTGACACGGATTCCAGGAAGGGGGAGCGAGGGCGGCGGCACTCGCATCCCCGCGAGGGCGCGGCAGAGGGCGCGGCAGAGGGCGCGCGAGGGCGAGGCGAAGGCCCGGGAGGGCGCGGTGAGGGTGAGGGAGACGGTGGGGAGCGGCGGGCCGGGGTGAGGGTGCGGGAGGCGGTGGGGAGCGGCGGGCCGCGGTCAGGCCGAGGCGCGGAGGACCAGTTCGGTCGGGGTGATGACGGACGCGGTCGCCTCGTCCCCGGTTCCGTTCAGCCGCCGCATCAGCAGCCGGACCATCAGCCGGCCCATGCCCTCGACATCCTGCCGGACCGTCGTCAGCGGCGGCTCGGTGACCTCCGCGACGGACGCCATGTCGTCGAAGCCGACCACGGCCACGTCCTCGGGAACCCGGCGGCCGCGCTCCCGCAGCACCCGCAGGGCACCCGAGGCCATCAGGTCGTTGGAGACGAAGACGGCGTCCACGCCGGGGTGGCTGTCCAGCAGACGGGCCATGGCCCGCGCGCCTCCCTCGGCGGTGAAGTCGCTGTCCACCACGAGGCCGGGATCGCCTGCGGGCAG from Streptomyces sp. NBC_00654 includes the following:
- a CDS encoding TetR/AcrR family transcriptional regulator, which produces MPALSTNEALLARALTEIPPSDALSEQILDAAREQFITFGLRRSTVDDVAKRARVSRVTVYRRIGNKDSLVSACLLREYRRFVVEVDDAVAALPTIEDRLVEGFTAVLKHIREHPLVGGLLRLEPEIMLPFLTLESGPAFLAMRGYVAGRLRQVRRAEGRPESDPTPVAELMVRITVSFLLNPVSCFELDDDEQVRAFARRYLVPLLAAG
- a CDS encoding oxygenase MpaB family protein produces the protein MGRYSRLREVRRMDPTRDYAEILRLITQYEFPWDYRQGVSIAFLRDFGVPRISVLLDRTQEFERAGQKRYDDTVLIGYEMARDGFDSARGRAAARHLNRIHGRYRIPNEDFLYVLATTVVGPKRWIDRFGWRPLCAQEIEALTQVGRKTAAVMGIEGAPVTYEGFERLLDSYEERMFAYDPANRRVANATFRTMASRYPRPVRPLAARFSLALLDEPLLRALGFRVQPRPVRAAASGALRARSRLVRLLPARPGWLPSRPQPRSYPFGWRLDDLGPHWARSRPLEPLPDEVRAAAAAPTARKPS